The Triticum aestivum cultivar Chinese Spring chromosome 3A, IWGSC CS RefSeq v2.1, whole genome shotgun sequence genome includes a region encoding these proteins:
- the LOC123059248 gene encoding CASP-like protein 5B3 translates to MKRVVGSPGTWSGMALRLSQCVFAAASVFSLVSGFGYSNYGAFFYLILALILQLMWSSRLAYKDIFALRNKKDLHTRDNLLFIVTVDWVVAIFMFSGSCASASLTILFLWDVNLCNAYSRLACRQFALSVVQAFITWLLQAASSFSGFWLLISFF, encoded by the exons ATGAAGCGCGTCGTGGGGAGCCCGGGGACATGGAGCGGCATGGCGCTGCGGCTGTCGCAGTGCGtcttcgccgccgcctccgtcttcTCGTTGGTCTCCGGCTTCGGCTACTCCAACTACGGCGCCTTCTT CTACTTGATTCTAGCGTTGATCCTGCAGCTTATGTGGAGTTCGCGCCTTGCTTATAAGGATATCTTTGCTCTAAGGAATAAAAAGGATCTTCACACCCGAGATAATCTATTGTTCATTGTTACAGTTGACTGG GTCGTGGCGATTTTCATGTTCTCCGGATCCTGTGCCTCCGCAAGCCTGACAATTTTATTCCTGTGGGATGTGAACTTATGCAACGCATATTCGCGGCTGGCCTGCCGGCAGTTCGCGCTTTCGGTCGTCCAGGCGTTCATCACATGGCTGCTGCAAGCTGCATCTTCTTTCTCGGGGTTCTGGCTACTGATTTCGTTCTTCTAG
- the LOC123063330 gene encoding CASP-like protein 5B3 isoform X2: protein MERHGAAAVAVRLRRRLHLLHGLRLRLLQLQRLLIMWSLGLACKDIFALRNKKDLHTQDNLFIIVMVDWVVAIFMFSGACSSASLTIFFMWDVHFCEAYTRLACRQFALSVVLAFITWLLQAASSFSGFWLLVSLF, encoded by the exons ATGGAGCGGCATGGCGCTGCGGCTGTCGCAGTGCGTCTTCGCCGTCGCCTCCACCTTCTCCATGGTCTCCGGCTTCGGCTACTCCAACTACAGCGCCTTCTT ATTATGTGGAGTTTGGGCCTTGCTTGTAAGGATATCTTTGCTCTAAGGAATAAAAAGGATCTTCACACCCAAGATAATCTATTCATCATTGTTATGGTTGATTGG GTCGTGGCGATTTTCATGTTCTCAGGAGCCTGTTCCTCCGCGAGCCTGACAATTTTCTTCATGTGGGATGTGCACTTCTGCGAGGCATACACGCGGCTGGCCTGCCGGCAGTTTGCGCTTTCGGTCGTCCTGGCGTTCATCACGTGGTTGCTGCAAGCTGCATCTTCTTTCTCCGGGTTCTGGCTACTGGTTTCGCTCTTCTAG
- the LOC123063330 gene encoding CASP-like protein 5B3 isoform X1, protein MKRVAGSPGTWSGMALRLSQCVFAVASTFSMVSGFGYSNYSAFFYMNLALILQIMWSLGLACKDIFALRNKKDLHTQDNLFIIVMVDWVVAIFMFSGACSSASLTIFFMWDVHFCEAYTRLACRQFALSVVLAFITWLLQAASSFSGFWLLVSLF, encoded by the exons ATGAAGCGCGTAGCGGGGAGCCCGGGGACATGGAGCGGCATGGCGCTGCGGCTGTCGCAGTGCGTCTTCGCCGTCGCCTCCACCTTCTCCATGGTCTCCGGCTTCGGCTACTCCAACTACAGCGCCTTCTT CTACATGAATCTAGCGTTAATCCTGCAGATTATGTGGAGTTTGGGCCTTGCTTGTAAGGATATCTTTGCTCTAAGGAATAAAAAGGATCTTCACACCCAAGATAATCTATTCATCATTGTTATGGTTGATTGG GTCGTGGCGATTTTCATGTTCTCAGGAGCCTGTTCCTCCGCGAGCCTGACAATTTTCTTCATGTGGGATGTGCACTTCTGCGAGGCATACACGCGGCTGGCCTGCCGGCAGTTTGCGCTTTCGGTCGTCCTGGCGTTCATCACGTGGTTGCTGCAAGCTGCATCTTCTTTCTCCGGGTTCTGGCTACTGGTTTCGCTCTTCTAG